A region of Jaculus jaculus isolate mJacJac1 chromosome 16, mJacJac1.mat.Y.cur, whole genome shotgun sequence DNA encodes the following proteins:
- the Rpl15 gene encoding 60S ribosomal protein L15: MGAYKYIQELWRKKQSDVMRFLLRVRCWQYRQLSALHRAPRPTRPDKARRLGYKAKQGYVIYRIRVRRGGRKRPVPKGATYGKPVHHGVNQLKFARSLQSVAEERAGRHCGALRVLNSYWVGEDSTYKFFEVILIDPFHKAIRRNPDTQWITKPVHKHREMRGLTSAGRKSRGLGKGHKFHHTIGGSRRAAWRRRNTLQLHRYR; this comes from the exons ATGGGTGCGTACAAGTACATCCAGGAGCTGTGGAGGAAGAAGCAGTCCGACGTGATGCGCTTCCTGCTGCGGGTCCGCTGCTGGCAGTACCGCCAGCTCTCGGCGCTGCATCGGGCGCCGCGCCCCACGCGACCCGACAAGGCGCGCAGGCTGGGCTACAAGGCCAAGCAAG GTTATGTCATATACAGGATTCGTGTGCGCCGTGGTGGTCGCAAACGCCCAGTCCCTAAGGGTGCAACCTACGGCAAACCTGTACACCACGGTGTTAACCAGCTGAAGTTTGCCCGAAGTCTTCAGTCTGTCGCTGAG GAAAGAGCTGGACGCCACTGTGGAGCTCTGAGAGTCCTGAATTCTTACTGGGTTGGTGAGGATTCCACATACAAATTCTTTGAGGTTATCCTCATTGATCCATTCCATAAAGCTATCAGAAGAAATCCGGACACCCAGTGGATCACCAAGCCAGTCCACAAGCACAGGGAGATGCGCGGGCTGACTTCTGCAGGCCGCAAGAGTCGTGGCCTTGGGAAGGGCCACAAGTTCCACCACACCATCGGTGGTTCTCGCCGTGCAGCCTGGAGAAGGCGCAATACCCTCCAGCTCCACCGCTACCGCTAA